GCTGCTGGTCGCGGCTCTGCAGTCCCGCCAGCAGGATCAGCATCATGAACGGCGTCCACTGCCAGACCAGTGACATCTCCACCGCGAGCAGCGGGGTGTTGGAGATCCAGTCGGGCTGTGGGCCCCCTACGTAGTGCAACAGGCCGTTCAGCAGGCCGTATTCGGGGTTGTAGAGCACGTGCTTCCAGAGCAGGGCCGCCGCGACCGGGACCACCAGGAAGGGGGCGATGAGGAGGGTGCGGACGATGCCCCTGCCGCGGAACCCGCGGTCCAGGAGGAGGGCGAGACCCAGGCCCAGGATCAGGCTGGCCAGGACCACCGCCGCGGTGAGCAGGACGGTCGTCCACACGGAGTGACGCAGGTCCGCGTCGGTCAGGACCTCCGTGTAGTTGGCGAAGCCCGTGAAACGGCGGGCGTTCGGGTAGAGCGCGTTCCAGTCGAAGAACGAGATCACCAGGGTTGCCACGAAGGGGAGTTGGGTCACGGCGATCATGAAGATCAGGGCCGGGAGCAGCGGTGCCCGGGTGGCCCAGGCGCGCACGCGGTTCGAGGGGCGCTGCACGGCGCGTACGGATGGTGCGGCGGTGGTCGGGGCTGTCGTGGTCGCGGTCATCGTCCCTCGTACTCCTCGGAGATCTCCTCTGCCAGCTTCTGGGACTTCCTCAGGGCCGACTCGACGGACTGGCGTCCGGCGATGGCCGCGCTGATCTCCTGCGAGACCCTGGTGCCGAGATCGGTGAACTCGGGGATCCCGACGAACTGGATGCCGGGTGCCG
The DNA window shown above is from Streptomyces sp. NBC_01451 and carries:
- a CDS encoding carbohydrate ABC transporter permease, yielding MTATTTAPTTAAPSVRAVQRPSNRVRAWATRAPLLPALIFMIAVTQLPFVATLVISFFDWNALYPNARRFTGFANYTEVLTDADLRHSVWTTVLLTAAVVLASLILGLGLALLLDRGFRGRGIVRTLLIAPFLVVPVAAALLWKHVLYNPEYGLLNGLLHYVGGPQPDWISNTPLLAVEMSLVWQWTPFMMLILLAGLQSRDQQQIEAAKVDGANDWQVFRHLTLPHLRRYLELGALLGSIYIVQNFDAVFTITSGGLGTANLPYTVYQSFYQAHENGLASAAGVLVVIGSIIIATFALRVVSSLFREEASRA